CACCGAGGCCGAAGACGGAGTAGAAGCCGCTGAGCTCCCCGGGCCGGTACTCCGCCTTGTCGAGCAGGGCGGCGAGGAGCAGGGGACTGCCCTCCACCAGCCGCCGGTTGTCCTCGCCGAGTTTTTTCGGCACGCCGAGCTGGCGCATGACCCGGAGCCCCGCGTCGGAGAAGACCTGACGGGTGAAGGGGCGCAGGGGACCGGGCAGGTGGTCGATGTGGATGCCGTCGCGCTTTTGCTCCAGCTCGGCTTCCGAGAAGCGGAAGTAGCGGCGGTAACGCTCGAAGAAGACGCCCGCCTCGATGAGTTCGGTCATGCTCTCGCCCGAGATGCGCGCGACCTCGCCGATGGTGCCCTTGTCCTCGATGAGCACGAAGCGCCACGGCTGGCTGTTGAAGTGGCTGGGGGCGGCCTGCGCGACCCGCATCAGGAGGTGCTGGTGCTCGCGGCTGACCGGATCAGGCCGGAAGGGGCCGTTCGTGGTCCGGCGGGCGAGCATCCCCTCGATCAGCCCGGCGGCGGGCACCCTGGGAGGGGACGGGGTGACGGGCGGGACGGTCATGCCCGCAGGCTAGCGCGGCGGTCCGGGGCGGCGTGCCCCGCGCTCACCACGCCCCCCACAGCCCCGCCCCGAAGGCCGCCGCACACCCGAGCGCCAGCCGCCAGTGTCCCGCCCGCCCGGGCCGGGTGCGCGGCATCAGCAGCAAGAGGGCCAGCGCGGGCAGCAGGGCAAGGCCGCGCCCGCCCGCGAGCACCCCCGACACGCCGACCCCCGCGCACACCGCGAAGAAGAGGGCGTGGTGGACCCAGCGGGCCGTCAGCCGCCAGCGCCCGAGTTGCAGGCCCAGCCCCAGCGTCAGGAGCCCGCCCATGAGGGCGGCGGTCAGGAGGAGAGCGAGGCGGTGCGGGTCCACTTGTCCCATGCTCGCACAGCTCTCCCCAGGCTACCCTGGCGGCGATGAAGTTCGCGCGCCCGTCTGCCGCCTTCCTTGCCCTGGCCGCCCTGCTCGGCGGGGGACTCTCGGGGTGCCGCTCGGAGACGCGGGGGGGCGCCGGGGAGGACCTGACCGCGCGGGTGCTGTTCACGGTCAACGGCACCTACGACGCCCAGGCCGACCGGCGCGAGCGGGTGGGCGGCGGGCTGCGGCGCATCACCTGGACCTCGCGCCCGCCGCTCCCCGCCCGCGCGGTGATCGTCCGCTTCGACGGCAACGTCCGCTCCCTGTCGTGGGAGCTGGAGGTCGAGGGCCCCGAGTTCAGCGCCCGCAGCCTCGCGGGGGAGGGGGCCGCCACCGTCTCCACCCCGCAGGGCGAGGGGCTCAGGCCCCGGGGAGGCCGCCTCGCCGAGGTGCTGATCCTCCGCACGCCGGGGGGCCTGCGCCTCGTGACGCGCGGCTTCGTGATCCGGGAGGAACCGTCGCTGCTGCCCGCCTTTGAAGAGAAGCGATGAAGGTTGAGGAGCAGCGGGGCCCGTGACTCCTCATCGCCCGTTCCTCACGACTCCACGCGGTTTCTTCCCGACCGCTTGGCTGCGTACAGGGCCTGATCGGCGCGGGCGAGCAGGGCGTCCGCCGTGTCGTCCGGGGGACGAAAGGAGGCCACGCCCAGGCTGGCGGTGACGGGGAGGCCCGCGACGGGGGAGGCGGCGACGGCCTGGCGCAGCCGCTCGGCGAGGGCGTGCGCCTCGGGCTTGGCGAGGCCGGGCAGCAGGATCAGGAACTCCTCGCCGCCCCAGCGGCCCACCAGCCCCCCACTGCCGCGCACGGTGCGGCGCAACCGCTTGGCGACCCCGCGCAGCACCTCGTCGCCCGCCGGGTGGCCGTAGCGGTCGTTGACGGCCTTGAAGTGGTCGATGTCGCACATCACGGCGCTCAGGGGGGTGCGGGTCTCCAGGGCGTGGCGCAGCCGGTCGAGAAGCTCCTCCTCGGTGGCGGCGCGGCACAGCACCCGCGTCAGGCCGTCGAAGCGGGCCGCCTGGAGCTGGGCGCTCGCCTGCTCGTGCAGGGCGAGGTTGGCCTCGATGAGGCGGGCGGCGACGAACGACACCCCCGCCAGGGCCGCCGTGGCGAGGCCCCCCGACACCCACGCGGCCAGGAGCCCCGGGGAGAGGGGCGGCCCCTCCAGCAGCACGAGGCCCAGCCCCGCGAGGACCGTCAGGACCGCCGCGCCGCCCCACGCCGAGCCCAGCAGCAGGGGCGCGACTCCGGCCAGCGCCGCCGCCCAGAGGGTCAGCTCGGCGGGCTGGAGCCCCAGCGAGACCATCCGCCACGCCTCCAGCCACAGCAGGGGCGTCAACAGCACGAAGGCCCCCACCCCCACCCGGCGGATGTGCCGGGGAGCCAGCGCCGCGCCGAGCAGGGTCAGCACGAACACGCCCGCCATCCAGAATTTCGGCGTCTGGTACGCTGCCGGAAAGGCGCCCGGCGGGTCGAGCAGGGCCGTGACGGCGGCGAACAGCAGGTAGGCTCCGCCCAGCAGCCACAGCGCCCACTGGCGGCTGCGGTGCAGCGCGGGGCGGAGGGGGGAGGCGAGGCGGCGCGTCAGCATGGTCTCGCCCCGCAGGGTAGGCGCCCCCGTCTGACCGTTCCCTTGCAGCCTGACCGGGAGGTCACCTCCGAACATGAAGACGCCGCCCGCGTCCCGGATGGGGGGGCTTGCGGGCGGCGCGGAGGGGAGGGAGGTTCAGCCGAGCAATTCCTCGGGCTTGAAGAACAGGCCCAGCTCGCGCTCGGCGCTCTGGGGCGAGTCGCTGCCGTGGGTCACGTTCTCGCCCGTGGTGGTGGCGAAGTCGGCGCGGATGGTGCCGGGGGCGGCGTTCGCGGGGTTGGTCGCCCCCATCATCGCCCGCCAGCCGGAGACGGCGTTCTCACCCTCCAGCGCGATGGCGACGACCGGGCCGCCCGTGATGAACTCGACGAGTTCGCCGAAGAAGGGGCGCTCGCGGTGTTCGCCGTAGTGGGTCTCGGCGACCTCGCGGGAGATCACCGTCTGCTTGAGGCCGACCACGCGGTAGCCCTTCTTGGCGATGCGGGCGAGAATCTCGGGCGTCAGGCCCCGGCGCACGCCGTCGGGCTTGATCATGGCAAAGGTGCGTTCCATACCGCCCGCGAGGATAGCAGGCAGGGGCGCCCTGGGCCCCGTGCCGCGGCTGAGGCGGACAGTCCCGGCCCTCTCCGGGCGCGGGGCTCAGGGGGCACGTTCGGCCCGTCCGGCACCTTCCAGCCTGTCCAGTCCGGCCCCTACAATGAAAAAATGACCAATATCCCAGACCCCCGCCCCTCACCGGCGGCGGCCACCATCGCCCTGACGGCGAGTGCCCTGGCCGCGGCGGGGCTGCTGCTCTTCCCCCTCGCCACCCTCGGGCGCGACTTCAGCGCCGGGGGCGTGCTGCTGCACCTCACGGGGGGCACCCTGAACCTCAGCTCCAGCCAGCAAGCGCCCCTCCCCGCCGTGGGTCCGGTGCTCGCGCTGGGCTGGACGGCCCTCGCCCTGCTCGTGGCGAGCGTGGTGGGCGCGGCGCGGCGGGCACGCTGGGTGTGGCTCACGGGCCTGCTCGCCTTTCTGGCGGGGGTGGCGGCGGTCTTCGTGCTGCGGGGCGTGCTGAGTGCGGAGACGGCGCGGGTGCTCACCGACACCAGCCTGCGGCCCGGGGCGCGGCGTCAACTGCGGAACTTCTACGGCGGGGGCGGGATGAACCTGGGCCTTTTCCTCGCGGTGCTGGGCGGCCTGATCACGGCGGTCGCGGGGCTGAGTGCCCGGCGCGCGTGGTGGGAGCGGCTCGACCGCCTGCGCGGCCTGCTCGTGCCCGCCGTCGCCATCGCGCTCGCGGTGCTGGTGGGCGCCGTCGTGGTCCTGATCGTGCAGCCTGGGGTGAACTCGGGCGACGTGCCCTTATCGCTGTGGGGCCGCTGGCTCGCCAAGAGCGACGTGGTGTACTTCGTGTACTCGGCCCTCTTCGCGCCCGTCACGGCGCTCAACCCCTTTCTCGACAGCCTCAAGCTCGCCACGCCGCTCATCTTCACGGGGCTCTCGGTGGCCTTCGCGTTCCGCACGGGCCTGTTCAACATCGGCGCCCCCGGGCAGCTCACGATGGGGGCCATCGGGGCGACGCTGGTGGGCGTGTACGGGCCCGCCGGGCTGGGGTGGCTCCTCCTGCCCCTCTCGGTGATCGCGGCGGGGCTGGGCGGGGCGCTGTGGGGGGCGATTCCGGGCTTTCTCAAGGCGCGCTTCGGGTCGAGCGAGGGCATCAACACGATCATGCTCAACTACATCGCGTCGGCGATCTTCATCTTCCTGATCGGCAGCGAGACCTTCCCCTTCCTGGGGCGGGAATACAACCTCCCCTTCAAGGCGGAGGGCTTCGAGCCCCGCAGCGAGGAATTGCAGGAGGCGGCGCGGCTCCCCACCCTGCTGGGCCTGTTCAACGTGGGCGGGGCGGGTGGAGTGGCGCTCACCATTGCCCCCCTGGTGGCGCTCGTCGCCTTCCTCGTCGCCCGTCCGCTGCTCGCCCGCGCCCGGGTGCGGCAGGGCACCCTGCTCGCCCTTCTCGCGGCCCTCGTGCTCGGCGCGCTGACGTGGCGGATCGGCATTCCCGTGCAGGTGACGGGGAGCCAGCTCAACGCCTCCTTCCTGATCGCGCTCCTCTGCGTGGCGCTGTTCGGGACGCTGATGTGGCGCACGGCGACGGGGTACGCGCTGCGGGCGGTGGGCCTCTCGCCCCGGGCGGCGGAGTACGGCGGGATCAGCGTGGCGCGCGGAACGATCCTGGCGATGACGCTCGCGGGCATGTTCGCCGGGCTCGCGGGCACGCACTACGTGAACGGCGGGGCGCTCGACGAGTACCGCCTGCGGGGGAATACGCCGGTGAACGTGGGCTTCGACGGGATCGCGGTCGCGCTGATGGGGCAGAGCACCCCGGCGGGCGTGGTGGCGGCGAGCGTCCTGTTCGGCACCATCGACACGGGCGGGCTGGAGGTGGACCAGCAGCTCGACCGGGTGAACCGCGACATCGTGACGGTGCTCAAGGCATTGATCGTGCTGTTCATCGCGGCGGGGGGCTTCCTCAGCCGCCGGGTGACGGACCCGCCGCCGCCCCAGCTCGTGCAGGCGGCCAGCGCGGGCGGCGCGGCCCAGGGGGCTCAGCTCTCGCCCGCCGCCGCCGCCGGGGAACGCGCCACGCCGCTGCCCAACCTCGGGGTGAGCAGCGAGACCAACGCGCGGGTCGAAGAGGCCCAGAAAGGGGGCCGCTAGATGGAAGGCCTCTTTGCCCAACTCCTGACGACCGCCTTCCTGGCGACCTTCATCCGCTCCGTGGTGCCCCTGCTCCTGACCGGGCTGGGGGGACTGTTCAGCGAGCGCAGCGGCGTGGTGAACATCGCCCTCGACGGCCTGATCATCTTCGGGGCGCTCGCGGGCGCGGTGGCGACCCTGGTGCTGGAGCCCACCTTCGGGGCGCTGGCCCCCTGGCTGGGGTGGCTGGCGGGGGCGCTCGTGGGCGGCCTGATCGCCTGGATTCACGCGGTCGTCTCCATCAAGTACCGGGCCGATCAGGTCATCAGCGGCACGGCGATCAACCTGCTCGCGAGCGGGGTGCCCGCCGTGATCCTGACCGCCCTGTACGGCACGAGCACGGAAAGCCCCAAGGTCCAGAACCCGCTGCCGCTGATCGGCGTCGGGGAACTGCGCTTCAGCCCGCCCGTGTTCTTCGCGTTCCTGACGGTGGCCCTGGCGTGGTACGTGCTCTACCGCACCCCCTACGGCCTGCGGCTGCGGGCGACGGGCGAGCATCCCGGCGCGGCGGCGAGCATGGGCGTGAACGTGCGCCGGATGCGTTACAGCGGGGTGATCCTCTCGGGCGTGCTCGCGGGCACGGCGGGCGTCTTCCTGAGCATCGGCAACCTCGACTCGTACGTGCGCAACATCAGCGCGGGGCTGGGCTTCATCTCGCTCGCGGCGCTGATCTTCGGGCAGTGGAAGCCGCTCGGCGTGCTCGGCGCCACCCTGCTCTTCGGCTTCCTCCAGGCGCTCTCGATCACGCTGGGCGGGACCGACCTGCTGCCGCCGACCCTGGTGACGGCGCTGCCGTACCTCATCACCATCATCGCGCTGATCTTCACGGGCCGCAGCGCCGCCCCCCGCGCGCTCGGCAGACCGTACGACGGCTGAGGCGGGAGGTGAAAGGAGGCGGGCCTGGGACGACCGGGCCCGCCTTCCCCTTTGTCCCCTCAATTGGGCGGTGGGGCGGAGACCGGGACGGGGAGGGGACTCGGTTCCCCCACAGGCAGCCCAGAGGCCGGGAGGTGGGCGAGCACGGCCCCGGTGAAGGCGCGGAGGATCGGCAACCCGGCGCGGTGGGGCAGCGCGGCGAGCGCGAGGGGCCGGAACAGGGGCTCGGGCAGGGGCAGGGTGACGAGGCCAGGCGGGAGGGGCAGCAGGGCGAGCCTCGGCATGACGGTCACGCCCAGGCCGTGCCCCACCATCGAGAGGGTCACGCTGTCCTGCTCGACCTCTTGCACTCCGGTGAGCGGCACGCCCCGCGCGGCGAGATAGGTGCGGACGCGGCGGTGGCAGGAGTCGCGCCCCGGCGGCAGCAGCAGGGGCTGGGCCGCGAGGTCGGCGAGCGAGGCGGGATGGGT
This sequence is a window from Deinococcus planocerae. Protein-coding genes within it:
- a CDS encoding nitroreductase family protein — translated: MTVPPVTPSPPRVPAAGLIEGMLARRTTNGPFRPDPVSREHQHLLMRVAQAAPSHFNSQPWRFVLIEDKGTIGEVARISGESMTELIEAGVFFERYRRYFRFSEAELEQKRDGIHIDHLPGPLRPFTRQVFSDAGLRVMRQLGVPKKLGEDNRRLVEGSPLLLAALLDKAEYRPGELSGFYSVFGLGAAMENIWNAVGEIGMGLQFVSTPMEIPRQWRAIRDLLRVPGGLELMAVYRLGYLPEDEKRPSIDWSSRHRKRLGQFVFRETCEVPEGEG
- a CDS encoding GGDEF domain-containing protein, coding for MLTRRLASPLRPALHRSRQWALWLLGGAYLLFAAVTALLDPPGAFPAAYQTPKFWMAGVFVLTLLGAALAPRHIRRVGVGAFVLLTPLLWLEAWRMVSLGLQPAELTLWAAALAGVAPLLLGSAWGGAAVLTVLAGLGLVLLEGPPLSPGLLAAWVSGGLATAALAGVSFVAARLIEANLALHEQASAQLQAARFDGLTRVLCRAATEEELLDRLRHALETRTPLSAVMCDIDHFKAVNDRYGHPAGDEVLRGVAKRLRRTVRGSGGLVGRWGGEEFLILLPGLAKPEAHALAERLRQAVAASPVAGLPVTASLGVASFRPPDDTADALLARADQALYAAKRSGRNRVES
- the ndk gene encoding nucleoside-diphosphate kinase; its protein translation is MERTFAMIKPDGVRRGLTPEILARIAKKGYRVVGLKQTVISREVAETHYGEHRERPFFGELVEFITGGPVVAIALEGENAVSGWRAMMGATNPANAAPGTIRADFATTTGENVTHGSDSPQSAERELGLFFKPEELLG
- a CDS encoding ABC transporter permease translates to MTNIPDPRPSPAAATIALTASALAAAGLLLFPLATLGRDFSAGGVLLHLTGGTLNLSSSQQAPLPAVGPVLALGWTALALLVASVVGAARRARWVWLTGLLAFLAGVAAVFVLRGVLSAETARVLTDTSLRPGARRQLRNFYGGGGMNLGLFLAVLGGLITAVAGLSARRAWWERLDRLRGLLVPAVAIALAVLVGAVVVLIVQPGVNSGDVPLSLWGRWLAKSDVVYFVYSALFAPVTALNPFLDSLKLATPLIFTGLSVAFAFRTGLFNIGAPGQLTMGAIGATLVGVYGPAGLGWLLLPLSVIAAGLGGALWGAIPGFLKARFGSSEGINTIMLNYIASAIFIFLIGSETFPFLGREYNLPFKAEGFEPRSEELQEAARLPTLLGLFNVGGAGGVALTIAPLVALVAFLVARPLLARARVRQGTLLALLAALVLGALTWRIGIPVQVTGSQLNASFLIALLCVALFGTLMWRTATGYALRAVGLSPRAAEYGGISVARGTILAMTLAGMFAGLAGTHYVNGGALDEYRLRGNTPVNVGFDGIAVALMGQSTPAGVVAASVLFGTIDTGGLEVDQQLDRVNRDIVTVLKALIVLFIAAGGFLSRRVTDPPPPQLVQAASAGGAAQGAQLSPAAAAGERATPLPNLGVSSETNARVEEAQKGGR
- a CDS encoding ABC transporter permease — protein: MEGLFAQLLTTAFLATFIRSVVPLLLTGLGGLFSERSGVVNIALDGLIIFGALAGAVATLVLEPTFGALAPWLGWLAGALVGGLIAWIHAVVSIKYRADQVISGTAINLLASGVPAVILTALYGTSTESPKVQNPLPLIGVGELRFSPPVFFAFLTVALAWYVLYRTPYGLRLRATGEHPGAAASMGVNVRRMRYSGVILSGVLAGTAGVFLSIGNLDSYVRNISAGLGFISLAALIFGQWKPLGVLGATLLFGFLQALSITLGGTDLLPPTLVTALPYLITIIALIFTGRSAAPRALGRPYDG